From one Cupriavidus sp. P-10 genomic stretch:
- a CDS encoding MarR family winged helix-turn-helix transcriptional regulator, producing the protein MKPLPRLEQFLTYRLHQVNKLSDKDSAAAYLEQCGLLLSEGRCLAAIGAFAPLSVNALAQRANLTKGQASRSAQALVERGLVSKEASAADGRGVVLALTAQGKPLYRQAIAMIARRNDEIFGCLSEAEQALLGSLLDRLVAHAAQQDGAADSDEA; encoded by the coding sequence ATGAAACCACTGCCACGCCTGGAACAGTTCCTGACCTACCGCCTGCACCAGGTCAACAAGCTCAGCGACAAGGACAGCGCCGCCGCCTACCTGGAGCAATGCGGCCTGCTGCTGAGCGAGGGCCGCTGCCTGGCCGCGATCGGCGCGTTCGCGCCGCTGTCGGTCAACGCGCTGGCGCAGCGTGCCAACCTGACCAAGGGCCAGGCCAGCCGCTCGGCGCAGGCGCTGGTGGAACGGGGACTGGTCAGCAAGGAAGCCAGCGCCGCCGATGGCCGCGGCGTGGTGCTGGCCCTGACCGCGCAGGGCAAGCCGCTGTACCGGCAGGCGATCGCGATGATCGCGCGGCGCAATGACGAGATCTTCGGCTGCCTGAGCGAGGCGGAACAGGCGCTGCTGGGCAGCCTGCTCGACCGGCTGGTGGCGCACGCCGCCCAGCAGGACGGCGCGGCGGACAGCGACGAGGCCTAG
- a CDS encoding YccF domain-containing protein produces the protein MRAIGNFLWFILGGVVMGLAWWLAGLLCFISIVGIPWGKACFVIGSFTFFPFGKQAISRRELTGRDDVGTGAFGLVGNVLWFVFAGVWLAIGHVMAAVANFVTIIGIPFAIQHLKLAGIALAPIGQTVVSNEVAEAARRDGARTHVDGLRR, from the coding sequence ATGCGTGCAATCGGCAACTTCCTCTGGTTCATCCTCGGCGGCGTGGTAATGGGCCTGGCATGGTGGCTGGCCGGGCTGCTCTGCTTTATCTCGATCGTCGGCATTCCGTGGGGCAAGGCCTGCTTCGTGATCGGCAGCTTCACCTTCTTCCCGTTCGGCAAGCAGGCCATCAGCCGGCGCGAGCTGACCGGGCGCGACGATGTCGGCACCGGCGCCTTCGGGCTGGTCGGCAATGTGCTGTGGTTTGTGTTTGCCGGCGTGTGGCTGGCGATCGGCCACGTGATGGCGGCAGTCGCGAACTTCGTCACCATCATCGGCATCCCGTTCGCGATCCAGCACCTGAAGCTGGCCGGCATCGCGCTGGCGCCGATCGGCCAGACCGTGGTCAGCAATGAGGTCGCCGAAGCCGCGCGCCGCGACGGTGCGCGCACGCACGTGGACGGCCTGCGGCGCTAG